GTAGGCGCGGATGCCTTCGAAGACGCCGTCGCCGTACAGGAATCCATGGTCGAACACGGAGACCTTCGCTTCGCTCTTTGTATAGAATTCGCCGTCGATGTAGATCAGTTGCTCGGACATGAAGTTTCCTCGTTCAGACAATTGAAGTACCGAAATTTAAACGACTTGTGAGAACCCACGACGGGGTTCGACGACCATGGTTTTCGACCAGATGTCCTGCAGAGTCCTATGGTCTGGCCGTACCATGCCCAAGACCAGCGACCCCATGAACAAAAAACCGCTGAATTGCTGGTATTCCAGCCATTTGGAGGTGGATGCGATGGAGATGGACTGCACTTGGTCCACCCAGGCTTGGATGATTTCCGGCGAGGGATTGCCCTCCGGATAGGGGGGCATCAACGGGAGCATTTCCGAGAGTGAAAGGCAAAGGAGGAGCACGAACGCCAGCGGAAGGACTTGGCGCTGGAACGCATCCACCCAATCCAGGCGACGTCCGTCCATGGAGACCACCGAGATCGATAGCAATCGCTTCCCCACGGACGCCTGCCACTTCCAGGTGAACAAGGCCTGGAGAACGGGGTAGAGGAGGAACATGGCCGCGAGCGGTCCGATATTCTTGGTGCGGAAGGATGTTTGGATCGCGAGCTCGAGCGGGTAATAGCACACCACGAAGAAAAAGACGAGGTCGAGAAATTTGGCCAGAGCCCTACGCCAGAGGGGTGCCGTGCGCCATGTTGGTTGGATCGATGGGGTTTCCACCCGGGCCAATGTAAGTTCCCGGGGATCGAACTCCCTCCGTCCATCTTCGAGCCAAGGCAGGAACCATTGCGCCAGGAACTCTTGAACGAGCAAGATCTCGCATTTTTGGAATCCCGAGGAATCTCCGAGGTCGAGGCGACCAAGCAAATCCAATTGCTGAAAAATGGCGTGACAGCTCCGGTACTCTCGCGAGCGGCTACCGTCGGCGATGGCATCGTGCGTTGTCCGGTGGAGGAATTGGATGCGCTCCTGCCTGCATTCGATCGAATCGCCTCCGAGGGGGCGATCGGATTCTTCGTTCCCGCAAGCGGTGCGGCTAGCCGGATGTTCGCGGGGCCTGCCCAGCTTTTGGCGGGCACGCACCCGGATCCGGAGGGAGAATCCAAGAAACTCCGGCGTTTGGCGCAAGCCCCTGTGGTCCAGCGGAACCTCTGGGAAAAGGGAGTGGACCCGGAGGACCCCCAAGGGATCGCGACCCTTCTGATCAAGGAGCCTCCCGAGGGCTACGGATGGGCGGCCCGCCCCAAGGCGTTCGTTCCGTTCCACGAAGACCCGGAGCCGAGCTTTCCTCTGCGCACCCCACTGGAAGAGCAGATCGCGGAGTCGTCGGAAATCCTGGGCAAGCACGGTCGGGGCGTCGTCCATTTCACACTTGCTGAAGGATGGCCACTGCCGACGCACTTCGATGACTCCTGCCGGACTCTGGGAAGACGCCACGGTGGGGAAGTCGTGGCGGTGTCGTCCCTCCAATTGCCCTCGACGGATACGCTTTCCTTGGAATCCGATGGAGCCCTGGTCCGGGACAAGGAGGGGCACCCTGCGCTTCGGGCGGGCGGCCATGGCTCCTTGCTGGGAAATCTCGCCATGACCCCAGGGCGCGTGGTGCTGGTGAAGAACATAGACAACATCCAGCCGGATGCCCGGCGCCCGTTCGTGGTGCCGTGGCGCCGACGATTGGGCGCCTTGGCGTTGGCGCTGAAGTCGCGTTCGGAGCAATTTTTGACATCGGGCGATTCCCATGGCTTGCGGGCGCTGGCGGAAGCCCTGGGAATTAAATTGCCGGCCTCGGATGCGGCGTTGCGCGAACAAGTGGATCGCCCGCTTCGCGTGGCGGGGATGGTCCCCAATGTCGGCGAGCCGGGTGGTGGACCCTTCTGGGTGGCAGCGGAGCAGGGAGAGAGGTTGGAAATCGTGGAGCAATCGGAAATCGATCCTGCGCAGAAAGGCCTGATCTCCGGCTCCACCCACTTCAATCCGGTAGAGCTCGCTTGTTGCCTGGACCGTGCCGATGGAACTCGGTATGACCTCGACGCCTTCGTGGATCCTTCGCGGGCGTTTCTCTCGAAGAAGCCTTCGCCTCGTGGCGACCTCCGGGTGTTCGAGAGGCCAGGCCTTTGGAATGGCGCCATGTCGGGCTGGTGGACCGTCTTTCTGGAAATTCCGCTGGACACCTTCCTGCCTGCCAAGACCATCCATGACTTGGCGCATCCTTGGAGATTGGAGACAGAACGGGCTTGACACGTTGTCGCTTGCGATTGCCAAAAGGTGACAATGACTGACAAAGTGGCGATTTGACGAGCATTGTTACTCTAAAGATGGTGAAATGAGCCGAGTGTCGGTTGAATGTTGAAGGGGGAAGAGCATTGAATCGATTGGTCTGGTTCTTGCAATACCTGTTCATCGTCAACGACCTACGGTTCGATGGGTCGAACCCTCCACCTTCCTTCAGAAGGACGCGATCATGCGTTTTGCAAATCGACTAGCCACGGCGCTCGCGGCGCTCACCTTGTTTGTCGGCACATCGGCCTTCGCCGCTGCCGACACGACCAAAACCACCGATTCGGCCGCGGTCGTTGCCCCGGCACCTGCGGTTGAAGTTGCGAGTGATACCGCACTCAAAAATCGCGTCGCCGCGCTGGAGGCTTACATCCAGAACACCGATCCGAGCAAGGGTGTCGAGGCGCGGGCCATCGGCGTGGCCGGTCCTGGTCACAACGGGTTCATGATGATCTGCGCCGCGTTGGTGCTGTTCATGACCCTACCCGGCTTGTTCTTGTTCTACGGTGGCTTGGTCCGCACCAAGAACGTGTTGTCCATCATCGCCCAATGCTTTGGCATTGCCGGCATGGTGACTCTCCTCTGGTGGGCGGTTGGCTACTCCCTGACCTTCGCAGGGGACGGAGCGATCATCGGTGACCTGAGCAAGGCGTTCCTGAAAGGCGTGACGTCGGTTCCCAACACCACATACTCCACATGGGTCTCGGAAAACGTGTTCGCCATCTACCAGATGATGTTTGCCATCATCACTCCGGCTTTGATCATCGGTGCCGTCGCCGAGCGCATGAAGTTCAAGGCCATCATGCTCTTCGTGTTCCTCTGGATGCTCATCGTGTACTTCCCGCTGGCCCACATGGTCTGGGGTGGAACCGGCCTCATGAACGGTGTCTGGAACGCCGCCGCCGCCATCAAGGCCATCGACTTCGCCGGTGGAACCGTGGTGCACATGAGCTCGGGCTGGTCGGCCTTGGTCCTCATGATCATCCTGGGCAAGCGCAAGGGCTGGGGCACGCAGAGCTTCGCTCCGCATAGCTTGGTGTTGACCGCCATCGGTACCGGCATGCTCTGGGTGGGCTGGTACGGGTTCAACGCGGGTTCGGCGGTCGCTGCAGACGGCGTCGCTGCCAACGCCTTCATGACCACCACGCTGGCCACCGCGGTTGCGGCGTTCATCTGGCCGGTCGCCGAATGGTTCAGCAACGGCAAGCCCACCATCCTGGGCATGTGTTCCGGTGCGGTCGCTGGCCTGGTCGTGGTCACTCCCGCCACGGGCTTCATCAACGCCACCGGTGCGGTGATCATCGGTGTGCTCGCCGGCATCATCCCCTTCCTGGCCTGCACCAAGCTCAAGAGCTGGCTGAAGTACGACGACGCGCTGGACACCTTCGGTGTGCACGGTGTCGGTGGAACGCTTGGCGCTCTTCTGACCGGCTTCCTGGCCGTCCACGAAGCCAACGGGAACCTGGCCATGAATCTGAAGGACATCGTCGGCAACACCTTGTGGATCGAGCAGCTGAAGGCCATGGGCTTGACCATCACGCTTTCGGTGGTCGCCACCGTGGTGATCGCGTTCATCGTCAAGGCCTTGGTTGGCCTCCGTCCGGACGAGGAAGAAGAAGTGATGGGCCACGACCTGGTCGATCACGGCGAACAGGGCTACCACTACGCCGAGTAAGGCGTTGCTGGGAAAGACCAAATCCGAAGGGAAGGCCGACATTCGTCGGCCTTTTTCGCGTTGCGAGTAGCCAGAGAACAAATGCATCGGATTGCCCCGTTCGCTACTCGAGGATCGATTCTGCTGGATCGATTGTTCTGGGGATCCAACGCGGTGGTTCCGGGCCAGGGGCTTCGCGCAGACCTTGGACTCCGCACTCGGCTATTCGGGAACTAAACTTTCCGCGCCTCCGAAGCTTTGGATGGCGCACCCTTTGAGGTTAGACGTGGACGAACAGAACATCGAACCGATTCCGCTCCCGGAGACCAAGCCTACCTTCTTCGAGAAGGTCAAGCGCATCGTCCTGGGTGGCGAAAAGAATCTATTCGACCGGAACATTTTCCACTCCATGGCGCTGTTGCCGTTCTTCGCCTGGGTCGGATTGGGTGCGGACGGCCTTTCGTCGTCCAGCTACGGCCCTCAGGAAGCTTGGCATATCCTGGGCAATTATCCCGCCTTGGGTCTTTTGGTGGCATTGATGGCCACCATCACGGTGTTCGTCCTTTCCGCGTCCTATGTGCAGATCATCGAACTCTTCCCTGGCGGCGGCGGTGGCTATCTGGTGGCCTCGAAGCTTTTGAATCCGACCTTGGGCATGGTTTCCGGATGCGCACTGGTGATCGACTACGTCCTCACCATCTCGATTTCCATCGCGGCGGGAGCGGATGCGATCTTTTCGTTCCTGCCCGCTGGAATGATTGCTTGGAAGTTCCATGCGATCATCGGTGGGATCCTGCTCTTGACCATTCTGAACATGCGCGGCGTCCGGGAATCCGTGAACTTCATGGTCCCCATTTTCCTCGTGTTCGTTCTCACCCATGCCTTCGGGATCGTCTATTCCATCGCCACCCATGTCGACGACGCTCCTGCCATCGCCGCGCGCGCCGCGTCGGACGCGCAAGGAGCGGTCGCCACACTGGGGTTGATAGGCGCCTTCCTGCTGGTGACGAAGGCCTTCTGCCTGGGCGCGGGAACGTTCACGGGGATCGAGGCGGTCTCCAACGGTCTGAACATTCTTCGCGAGCCTCGGGTGCGCAATGGCAAGCGGACCATGACCTACATGTCTTGGTCGCTGGCCATCACGGTGATCGGATTGTTCCTGGCCTACCTCATCTACCAGGTCCACCGAGGCGAACACGAGGTGAAGACGCTCAACGCGATCTTGTTCGAGGCCATGACCCGGGATTGGGGCAAGGGTGGCGAGGTGTTCGTGTGGGTCACGCTGTTTTCCGAAGCGGCGATCCTGTTCATCGCCTCCCAGGCAGGGTTCATCGGTGGGCCTCGCGTGTTGGCCAACATGGCCTTGGATCGCTGGATTCCCAGTCGGTTCGCCGGTTTGTCCGACCGGCTGGTGACGCAAAACGGGGTGTTGCTGATGGCTGCCATCGCCTTGGGTACGGTGATTTTCACGGGAGGAAGCGTCGCCAAGCTCGTGGTCCTCTACTCCATCAACGTGTTCGTCACCTTCGCTCTTTCCATGGGCGGGTTGATTCGCCATTGGTGGAAGAACAAGGGCCGCGAGATCGAATGGAAGAGGAAGATCTGGGTGCCGATGGTGGGCCTGGTGATCTCGATGTTCATCCTGGTCTTCGTCTTCGTCGAGAAGTTCTGGGAGGGCGGGCTTGCCGCCGTGGGCGTCACCGCGGTCCTCGTGGCGATCTCGTTTTTTGTCAAGCGACACTACCGCCACACCAAGTCCCTCCTCAAGCGGCTGGATCAGCTGGTTCGCACTGCCGACATCTCCAACTCCGCCGAGAAGGAAGTCGACATTCCCTGCGACCCGAAGGCCAAGACCGCTGTTTTGCTGGTGAACGGATACAACGGGTTGGGGCTCCACACCCTGCTCAACATCCAGCGGATGTTCTCGGGCGTCTACAAGAACTGGATCTTCGTGTACGTGGGTGTCGTGGATGCCGGCAACTTCAAGGGAACCGAAGAAATGGATGCACTCCAGGTGCACGTCAAGGAAGAGGCCGAAAAATACGTGCGGTTCATGCGTCGGCATGGAGCGTATTCGGAAGCCCGGACCGCCGTGGGGACGGACGTCGCCTCCGAGATGATGGAGCTCACGCCTGCGCTGGTCAAGGCTTTCCCGCAGAGCACGTTCTTCGGCGGCCAGCTCGTGTTCCCCGAAGACAGCATGTTCACGCGCTTTTTGCACAACAACATCGTCTTCGGGATCCAGAGGAAGTTCTACAACCTGGGCATTCCGTTCGTGATCCTACCCGTTCGGGTGTACTGAGGCTTCGAGGAATGCCCCAGCTTGCCCCAGTGGCCTGTGTGAACAGGCCAGGGTCCAGCCATGCAACCTGGGCATTCCGTTCGTGATTCTTCCCGTGCGGGTTTATTGATCGAAAGAGGAATGCCCCCGCTGGCTCCAGTGCCCCGTGTGAACGGCAGGGTCCCCCCCAAAAAAAGCCCTCTCTTCGCTGCTGCGAAGAGAGGGCTTTTCGTTTGCGTGAGGAGCGGCGGGTTCTGCTATTGGAGGGCCTGATTGTTCTCAGAAGAAGATCAAGGTGACCAGAACGAACAGCGGAATGAGCACGGCGCCTGACCAGCCGAGATACCCGATGAACGACGGCATCTTGACGCCTTGTTCCTCGGCAACGGCCTTCACCAGGAGGTTCGGGGCGTTTCCGATGTACGAATTGGCGCCCATGAAGACGGCACCGCAGGAAATCGCGGTGAGGATGGCGCCCTGTGCCATCAGGTTCTGGACTTGGGCGTCACCGCCGGCCACGTTGAAAAACAAGAGGTACGTGGGCGCGTTGTCCAGGAAGGAAGAGAGCGCACCAGCCGCCCAGAAGTAGCGGGCGGGAGTGCTGACGGCCTCCACCAACCAGCCCAAGGCGCCGTCTTTGCCCGCTTGCAGGATCAGGATCAGAGGAATGAGGGTGGCGAAGATGCCGGCGAACAGGCGGGCGACCTCCTGGATGGGGGCCCATGTGAAGCCGTTGGCTTCGCGGACACCGTGTGGGGTGGTTTTCAGCGACAAGAAGAGCAGGCCCACGAGGAGCCCGTCTCGCAGCAGGTCCGTGAAGCTGATGTGGATGGGCATGTGCTCGCCGAATGGAATCGCGAAGCCTCCGGTCCAACTTTTGGAGAGTGCACCGGTGCCGACCACGGTCGCGACCACACCCAGCAGGACTAGAATGTTGGAAGTGCCGCGGATATCCAGCGGGATCCTTTGGAGTTCCACCCGATGCTTGGCGCGTTCCTTTTTGAAGTACCAGGAATCCAGCCCGAAGTACACGCCAAGAAGAATCACGGTGCTGAACAGCATGGGGGCCGAGCAATGCTTCAGCGGCCACAGGAAGTCCACGCCATGGAGGTAGCCCAAAAACAGCGGAGGATCGCCGATGGGCGTGAGGCTGCCGCCGATGTTGGAGACCAGGAAAATGAAAAAGATCACCGTGTGGACTTTGTTGTCGCGCTTGGAAATGGAACGGATGACGGGCCGGATCATGACCATGGAGGCGCCGGTGGTCCCCACGAGGCTCGCCAGCAAGGTTCCGAAAGCCAACAGCAGGACGTTCCCGAAGGGGTTGCCGGGCTCACCCCCGGTCAGGTAGAGTCCGCCTGCCGCGACGTACAAGGTGGTGATCAAGATCAGAAACGGCACGTAGTCCTTCACAAGCGTGTGCACATGCAGGTGGGCGGCGGATCCGAAGCCATGGAAGATGGTGTAGGGGACCGCGAAGGTGAGCGACCAGAAGACCACGATCCAGCCCTGTTTGTGCTCCCAAAAGTGGGGGGCCTTGAGCGGAAGGATGGCCATCGATAACAGAAGCCCTACAAAGGGCAGTGCGTAGAAGATGGATAAGGGCTCGTGCATCGAGGTTCTCCCTGAAGGTGCTGGTCAACAGTCCGCCGACCTGATTGGATACGGAAGCCTGAATACCGGACAGTAATGTCTTTTGAGGGAAAAAGACACCTGTTTCGCAAGGTGGGAGGTGGAGAGGATGGGTCGGAATGCCAATTTCAGGGTTGGGATTAACAACTCGCACTGTCGGCGTGACAAATAGGGGGTTGAGTTTGCCACTTACGATTTCGCTAAAAATTGCCTGTGGAAATTTCCTTTGTTTGCCAATTGGCGTACAATTTGCTAATTGTTGTCGTTTTCGCGGTATTGTCGATCGCGAAATTGACCAATCGGGGTAAGCGCACATGTCCATTCGTTTGAGGCAGGTCCTTGCGATTCTGCTTGTGGCCCAGCAACTGGTTTCTGCCAAAATCCTTCTGCCCGACTCCCCTCCGGTGTCCTCGGCTACGGCGGAGGCGGTTCGGCCTTCGAGTAACGCTGTGCCAGTGCCGGTCTTGGCCGCTCCAGCGGCCCCGGCAGTGGATTCCGCCGTTTTGAAGCGCTTGGCCGACCTGGAGGCCTACGTCAACAACACATCGCGTCAGGATTTCGCAACCTCCAAGATCCAGTCGGCGGGCCCAGGCCACAACGGTTGGGTCATGATTTCGGCCGCCTTGGTGTTGTTCATGACCCTGCCCGGGTTGGCGTTGTTTTTCGGCGGCATGGTGCGCGCCAAGAACGTCCTTTCGGTTCTGGCCCAGTGCATGGGGATCGCCGGCATCGTCACCCTGTTGTGGTGGGCGGTGGGGTACTCACTGGTGTTCGCTCCCGGCAATGCGATTTACGGGGGGCTGGACTACGCGTTTTTCCGCGGCGTGGACGCCATGCCCAACCCAGCGTACTCGAACTGGGTGAGCCACAACGTGTTTGCCATGTTCCAGTTGATGTTCGCGATCATCACGCCGGCCTTGCTGATCGGTGCCGCCGCCGAGCGCATCAAGTTTTCCTCCATGATGCTGATCTCGGTGCTGTGGTTGTTTTTGGTGTACATCCCGGTGGCCCACATGGCCTGGGGTTCCACCGGATTGTTCAATGGACTCGGCAACGCCAGCGCCGCCATCAA
This DNA window, taken from Fibrobacterota bacterium, encodes the following:
- a CDS encoding APC family permease; translation: MAHPLRLDVDEQNIEPIPLPETKPTFFEKVKRIVLGGEKNLFDRNIFHSMALLPFFAWVGLGADGLSSSSYGPQEAWHILGNYPALGLLVALMATITVFVLSASYVQIIELFPGGGGGYLVASKLLNPTLGMVSGCALVIDYVLTISISIAAGADAIFSFLPAGMIAWKFHAIIGGILLLTILNMRGVRESVNFMVPIFLVFVLTHAFGIVYSIATHVDDAPAIAARAASDAQGAVATLGLIGAFLLVTKAFCLGAGTFTGIEAVSNGLNILREPRVRNGKRTMTYMSWSLAITVIGLFLAYLIYQVHRGEHEVKTLNAILFEAMTRDWGKGGEVFVWVTLFSEAAILFIASQAGFIGGPRVLANMALDRWIPSRFAGLSDRLVTQNGVLLMAAIALGTVIFTGGSVAKLVVLYSINVFVTFALSMGGLIRHWWKNKGREIEWKRKIWVPMVGLVISMFILVFVFVEKFWEGGLAAVGVTAVLVAISFFVKRHYRHTKSLLKRLDQLVRTADISNSAEKEVDIPCDPKAKTAVLLVNGYNGLGLHTLLNIQRMFSGVYKNWIFVYVGVVDAGNFKGTEEMDALQVHVKEEAEKYVRFMRRHGAYSEARTAVGTDVASEMMELTPALVKAFPQSTFFGGQLVFPEDSMFTRFLHNNIVFGIQRKFYNLGIPFVILPVRVY
- a CDS encoding sodium:proton antiporter; amino-acid sequence: MHEPLSIFYALPFVGLLLSMAILPLKAPHFWEHKQGWIVVFWSLTFAVPYTIFHGFGSAAHLHVHTLVKDYVPFLILITTLYVAAGGLYLTGGEPGNPFGNVLLLAFGTLLASLVGTTGASMVMIRPVIRSISKRDNKVHTVIFFIFLVSNIGGSLTPIGDPPLFLGYLHGVDFLWPLKHCSAPMLFSTVILLGVYFGLDSWYFKKERAKHRVELQRIPLDIRGTSNILVLLGVVATVVGTGALSKSWTGGFAIPFGEHMPIHISFTDLLRDGLLVGLLFLSLKTTPHGVREANGFTWAPIQEVARLFAGIFATLIPLILILQAGKDGALGWLVEAVSTPARYFWAAGALSSFLDNAPTYLLFFNVAGGDAQVQNLMAQGAILTAISCGAVFMGANSYIGNAPNLLVKAVAEEQGVKMPSFIGYLGWSGAVLIPLFVLVTLIFF
- a CDS encoding ammonium transporter, with product MRFANRLATALAALTLFVGTSAFAAADTTKTTDSAAVVAPAPAVEVASDTALKNRVAALEAYIQNTDPSKGVEARAIGVAGPGHNGFMMICAALVLFMTLPGLFLFYGGLVRTKNVLSIIAQCFGIAGMVTLLWWAVGYSLTFAGDGAIIGDLSKAFLKGVTSVPNTTYSTWVSENVFAIYQMMFAIITPALIIGAVAERMKFKAIMLFVFLWMLIVYFPLAHMVWGGTGLMNGVWNAAAAIKAIDFAGGTVVHMSSGWSALVLMIILGKRKGWGTQSFAPHSLVLTAIGTGMLWVGWYGFNAGSAVAADGVAANAFMTTTLATAVAAFIWPVAEWFSNGKPTILGMCSGAVAGLVVVTPATGFINATGAVIIGVLAGIIPFLACTKLKSWLKYDDALDTFGVHGVGGTLGALLTGFLAVHEANGNLAMNLKDIVGNTLWIEQLKAMGLTITLSVVATVVIAFIVKALVGLRPDEEEEVMGHDLVDHGEQGYHYAE
- a CDS encoding DUF4301 family protein, which produces MNEQDLAFLESRGISEVEATKQIQLLKNGVTAPVLSRAATVGDGIVRCPVEELDALLPAFDRIASEGAIGFFVPASGAASRMFAGPAQLLAGTHPDPEGESKKLRRLAQAPVVQRNLWEKGVDPEDPQGIATLLIKEPPEGYGWAARPKAFVPFHEDPEPSFPLRTPLEEQIAESSEILGKHGRGVVHFTLAEGWPLPTHFDDSCRTLGRRHGGEVVAVSSLQLPSTDTLSLESDGALVRDKEGHPALRAGGHGSLLGNLAMTPGRVVLVKNIDNIQPDARRPFVVPWRRRLGALALALKSRSEQFLTSGDSHGLRALAEALGIKLPASDAALREQVDRPLRVAGMVPNVGEPGGGPFWVAAEQGERLEIVEQSEIDPAQKGLISGSTHFNPVELACCLDRADGTRYDLDAFVDPSRAFLSKKPSPRGDLRVFERPGLWNGAMSGWWTVFLEIPLDTFLPAKTIHDLAHPWRLETERA
- a CDS encoding RDD family protein, whose amino-acid sequence is METPSIQPTWRTAPLWRRALAKFLDLVFFFVVCYYPLELAIQTSFRTKNIGPLAAMFLLYPVLQALFTWKWQASVGKRLLSISVVSMDGRRLDWVDAFQRQVLPLAFVLLLCLSLSEMLPLMPPYPEGNPSPEIIQAWVDQVQSISIASTSKWLEYQQFSGFLFMGSLVLGMVRPDHRTLQDIWSKTMVVEPRRGFSQVV